A genomic segment from Coturnix japonica isolate 7356 chromosome 26, Coturnix japonica 2.1, whole genome shotgun sequence encodes:
- the LOC107324688 gene encoding patatin-like phospholipase domain-containing protein 1: VVKDALDKFLPANAHQLASGKLHIILTRLRDWNCVTVSEFASKEDIIQAVLCSCFIPLCFGFIPPLYHGVRYIDGEFGMGKTNFVSQNTITVSSLAGEYDICPRDCPVPFFTFPIVDGILLISEQNLYRMQCLIQCPSAKVCKQLYHDGYQDAVSFLHRLNAFGIKYLPEDFTLLLHKESCQEGEGTLHRKPGTEALCSRATDPQDITKENTASACAADELEEEDMFHLLQPSGRLGAGGGMILVISKWSGWGKQWLGCMSV, from the exons GTTGTAAAGGATGCCTTAGATAAATTTCTGCCTGCCAATGCCCACCAGCTGGCATCTGGGAAGCTGCACATCATCCTCACCCGCCTGCGTGACTGGAATTGTGTGACGGTGTCAGAGTTTGCTTCAAAGGAGGACATCATTCAG GCCGTGTTATGCAGCTGCTTCATCCCTCTGTGTTTTGGCTTTATTCCTCCTCTGTACCATGGGGTG cGTTATATTGATGGGGAATTTGGCATGGGGAAGACCAACTTCGTGTCCCAGAACACCATCACCGTGTCTTCTTTAGCCGGCGAATATGACATCTGTCCCAGAGATTGCCCAGTTCCCTTCTTCACTTTCCCAATAGTTGATGGGATTTTACTGATATCAGAACAAAACTTGTATCGCATGCAATGCCTTATCCAGTGTCCCTCAGCAAAA GTTTGCAAACAGCTTTATCATGATGGCTACCAGGATGCAGTCTCCTTCTTACACAGGCTGA ATGCATTTGGTATCAAATACCTTCCTGAGGACTTTACCCTTCTGTTGCACAAGGAATCGTGTCAGGAAGGTGAAGGGACCCTGCACAGGAAGCCAGGAACAGAAGCACTTTGCTCCAGAGCAACAGACCCTCAGGACATCACCAAGGAGAACACAGCAAGTGCTTGTGCAGCAGATGAACTGGAGGAAGAAGATATGTTTCACCTCCTGCAACCCTCAGGAAG GCTTGGAGCAGGAGGTGGGATGATTCTTGTCATCAGCAAGTGGAGTGGCTGGGGAAAACAGTGGTTGGGCTGTATGAGCGTGTAA
- the PNPLA1 gene encoding patatin-like phospholipase domain-containing protein 1, giving the protein MAAEELRASGTPFSLSFSGSGFLVLYQVGVVQSLLELAPELLKSACKVYGSSAGSLIAAAVVCGISLDDLKEVFYANAREVRKTLLGPLSPKCSLLANIKTVLQRWLPEDSYQVASGRLHISLTRVVDGQNVMVSEFNSKEELIQALLCSCFLPIYCGFIPPSYRGVRYVDGGFTGLQPVSSLEEAVITVSPFTGELDICPRDCPAIFYCFQIFNGSIQISVENLCRISYALFPPSIMVLNDIFFQGYQDTALFLCRNNAFGVNYFDGNFRFASMCGKHDFPQPNRMLNGLGKCVPQYLAPRFLPDLARWKKQQMFKLQDPLSKVLLQPYKLPAFVWKGLEQLWGLLEDISSMAKQFQKLLRTVVPGLSKRAGARR; this is encoded by the exons atggctgcagaggagctgcgCGCTTCGGGCACCCCTTTCTCTCTGTCCTTTTCGGGCAGTGGGTTCCTCGTGCTGTATCAGGTTGGGGTGGTGCAGTCCCTCCTGGAGTTGGCTCCTGAGCTGCTCAAATCTGCCTGCAAGGTGTATGGATCGTCTGCTGGATCGCTCATTGCAGCCGCCGTGGTGTGCGGCATCAGCCTGG ATGACCTGAAAGAAGTGTTCTATGCAAACGCAAGGGAAGTTCGGAAAACCCTGCTGGGTCCCCTGTCCCCCAAGTGCAGTTTGCTGGCCAACATCAAGACTGTGCTGCAGCGCTGGCTCCCAGAGGACTCCTACCAGGTGGCATCAGGGAGGCTGCACATCTCTCTGACACGGGTAGTGGATGGCCAGAACGTCATGGTGTCTGAGTTCAACTCGAAGGAGGAGCTCATTCAG GCtctcctctgcagctgctttcttccCATCTACTGTGGGTTCATCCCTCCGTCCTACCGAGGTGTG CGTTACGTTGATGGGGGATTCACAGGCCTGCAGCCTGTCTCCAGCCTGGAGGAAGCTGTGATCACTGTGTCCCCATTCACTGGAGAGCTCGACATCTGCCCACGGGATTGCCCTGCCATCTTCTACTGCTTCCAGATCTTCAATGGCAGCATTCAGATCTCAGTAGAAAACCTGTGCAGGATTAGCTACGCCCTGTTTCCACCCAGCATCATG GTCCTGAACgacatttttttccaagggTACCAGGACACTGCCCTATTCCTATGCAGGAACA ATGCTTTTGGTGTGAACTACTTCGATGGCAATTTCCGCTTTGCCAGCATGTGTGGGAAGCATGACTTCCCACAGCCCAACAGGATGCTGAATGGTCTGGGCAAGTGTGTCCCACAGTACCTGGCACCACGTTTCCTCCCAG ACCTGGCTCggtggaagaagcagcagatgtttAAACTGCAGGATCCGCTGTCGAAGGTCCTCCTGCAGCCGTACAAGCTGCCAGCATTTGTCTGGAAGGG gctggagcagctgtgggggCTGCTGGAAGACATCAGCTCCATGGCAAAACAGTTCCAGAAGCTCCTCCGAACAGTGGTGCCTGGTTTGTCTAAGAGAGCTGGGGCCAGGAG GTAA
- the LOC107324683 gene encoding apoptosis facilitator Bcl-2-like protein 14 isoform X1 has protein sequence MVLLSTETHAQRFTCGSAVLRAKNRAESPTPEGIKWVGIKPGGPGLPLLSAEELALTYTSRRAAIPMESKTQVVPTEQQRWDSAWQPSGSILSLDRRGAKKVLEIYVRRSLSCCENTQAAKERLQERAKGRGRRAAELQRSESDFGKYSHTKHSLKKEQEEVNKELGLEEAVVEESKASAPGEDPKAEPEPKRKSTKSSSQGKAQRTWFKSFLNLLFKRSSEEQKENVGQKTKEKDVRTPYSSKTEGAKRHKTDTSTSPTLGKATRKRPSLKKVFSFKKNVEEERGEVGAKAKRPSCLPLRHVLTSSPTEAEQHEGYYARVSEEVGLIVQGSGERRAEQLPEPTCTDGVDEAIREIVALLQEAGDELDRQVREDVRLRTFFKDMSYSSFKNLADAYVCREMTASRPNVNPQEIQFAFTVHLTAKVAGICNQAVNRIMGFGTRYLEDSFAPLSYSKVLQQDRAKFSTDNCESPD, from the exons ATGGTTCTCCTTTCTACTGAAACTCACGCACAACGGTTCACATGCGGAAGTGCTGTCCTGAGAGCTAAAAATAGGGCTGAGTCACCCACCCCAGAGGGTATAAAGTGGGTGGGTATAAAGCCAGGGGGGCCGGGGCTCCCcttgctcagtgctgaggaGCTGGCTTTGACATACACATCCAGAAGGGCAGCAATCCCAATGGAGAG caaaacacaagttgtgcccacagagcagcagcgaTGGGACTCAGCGTGGCAGCCATCGGGATCCATCCTCTCTCTGGACAGGAGAGGGGCCAAGAAAGTGCTGGAGATCTACGTCAGGCGCTCATTGAGCTGCTGTGAGAACACACAGGCGGCCAAGGAAAGGCTTCAGGAGAGAGcaaaagggagagggaggagggcagCCGAGCTGCAAAGGTCGGAGAGTGACTTTGGCAAGTATTCTCATACCAAGCACAGCTTGAAGAAGGAGCAAGAGGAGGTGAacaaggagctggggctggaggaggctgTGGTTGAAGAGAGCAAAGCGTCAGCTCCTGGGGAGGATCCTAAAGCAGAGCCAGAGCCCAAGAGGAAAAGCACAAAGAGCTCTTCCCAAGGCAAAGCCCAGCGCACCTGGTTTAAGAGCTTCTTAAATCTGCTCTTCAAAAGGAGTTctgaggagcagaaggaaaacgTGGGgcaaaaaacaaaggaaaaagatgtcAGAACTCcttacagcagcaaaacagaaggggCCAAGAGACACAAAACCGACACCAGCACGTCCCCAACACTGGGCAAAGCCACCAGGAAGAGACCCAGCCTCAAGAAGGTCTTCTCCTTCAAGAAGAATGTGGAGGAGGAGCGTGGTGAGGTGGGGGCCAAGGCCAAGCGCCCCAGCTGCCTGCCCCTACGGCACGTCCTTACATCCAGCCCCACAG AGGCTGAGCAGCACGAGGGTTACTATGCACGGGTCTCGGAGGAGGTCGGGCTGATCGTGCAGGGCAGTGGGGAGCgcagggctgagcagctgccAGAGCCGACCTGCACTGATGGAGTCG ATGAAGCCATCAGAGAAATTGTGGCCCTGCTGCAAGAAGCTGGAGATGAGCTGGACAGGCAG GTGAGGGAAGACGTGAGGCTCCGGACGTTCTTCAAAGACATGTCCTACAGCTCCTTCAAGAACCTGGCTGATGCCTATGTCTGCCGGGAGATGACAGCCAGCAGACCCAATGTAAACCCCCAGGAGATCCAGTTTGCCTTCACTGTGCACCTCACTGCCAAAGTGGCCGGCATCTGCAACCAGGCTGTGAATAGGATCATGGGATTCGGCACCCGCTACTTGGAAGACTCGTTTGCACCCTTGTCCTATAGCAAGGTCCTCCAG cagGACAGAGCGAAGTTCAGCACAGACAACTGCGAGAGCCCAGactga
- the LOC107324683 gene encoding apoptosis facilitator Bcl-2-like protein 14 isoform X2, giving the protein MVLLSTETHAQRFTCGSAVLRAKNRAESPTPEGIKWVGIKPGGPGLPLLSAEELALTYTSRRAAIPMESKTQVVPTEQQRWDSAWQPSGSILSLDRRGAKKVLEIYVRRSLSCCENTQAAKERLQERAKGRGRRAAELQRSESDFGKYSHTKHSLKKEQEEVNKELGLEEAVVEESKASAPGEDPKAEPEPKRKSTKSSSQGKAQRTWFKSFLNLLFKRSSEEQKENVGQKTKEKDVRTPYSSKTEGAKRHKTDTSTSPTLGKATRKRPSLKKVFSFKKNVEEERGEVGAKAKRPSCLPLRHVLTSSPTEAEQHEGYYARVSEEVGLIVQGSGERRAEQLPEPTCTDGVDEAIREIVALLQEAGDELDRQVREDVRLRTFFKDMSYSSFKNLADAYVCREMTASRPNVNPQEIQFAFTVHLTAKVAGICNQAVNRIMGFGTRYLEDSFAPLSYSKVLQDRAKFSTDNCESPD; this is encoded by the exons ATGGTTCTCCTTTCTACTGAAACTCACGCACAACGGTTCACATGCGGAAGTGCTGTCCTGAGAGCTAAAAATAGGGCTGAGTCACCCACCCCAGAGGGTATAAAGTGGGTGGGTATAAAGCCAGGGGGGCCGGGGCTCCCcttgctcagtgctgaggaGCTGGCTTTGACATACACATCCAGAAGGGCAGCAATCCCAATGGAGAG caaaacacaagttgtgcccacagagcagcagcgaTGGGACTCAGCGTGGCAGCCATCGGGATCCATCCTCTCTCTGGACAGGAGAGGGGCCAAGAAAGTGCTGGAGATCTACGTCAGGCGCTCATTGAGCTGCTGTGAGAACACACAGGCGGCCAAGGAAAGGCTTCAGGAGAGAGcaaaagggagagggaggagggcagCCGAGCTGCAAAGGTCGGAGAGTGACTTTGGCAAGTATTCTCATACCAAGCACAGCTTGAAGAAGGAGCAAGAGGAGGTGAacaaggagctggggctggaggaggctgTGGTTGAAGAGAGCAAAGCGTCAGCTCCTGGGGAGGATCCTAAAGCAGAGCCAGAGCCCAAGAGGAAAAGCACAAAGAGCTCTTCCCAAGGCAAAGCCCAGCGCACCTGGTTTAAGAGCTTCTTAAATCTGCTCTTCAAAAGGAGTTctgaggagcagaaggaaaacgTGGGgcaaaaaacaaaggaaaaagatgtcAGAACTCcttacagcagcaaaacagaaggggCCAAGAGACACAAAACCGACACCAGCACGTCCCCAACACTGGGCAAAGCCACCAGGAAGAGACCCAGCCTCAAGAAGGTCTTCTCCTTCAAGAAGAATGTGGAGGAGGAGCGTGGTGAGGTGGGGGCCAAGGCCAAGCGCCCCAGCTGCCTGCCCCTACGGCACGTCCTTACATCCAGCCCCACAG AGGCTGAGCAGCACGAGGGTTACTATGCACGGGTCTCGGAGGAGGTCGGGCTGATCGTGCAGGGCAGTGGGGAGCgcagggctgagcagctgccAGAGCCGACCTGCACTGATGGAGTCG ATGAAGCCATCAGAGAAATTGTGGCCCTGCTGCAAGAAGCTGGAGATGAGCTGGACAGGCAG GTGAGGGAAGACGTGAGGCTCCGGACGTTCTTCAAAGACATGTCCTACAGCTCCTTCAAGAACCTGGCTGATGCCTATGTCTGCCGGGAGATGACAGCCAGCAGACCCAATGTAAACCCCCAGGAGATCCAGTTTGCCTTCACTGTGCACCTCACTGCCAAAGTGGCCGGCATCTGCAACCAGGCTGTGAATAGGATCATGGGATTCGGCACCCGCTACTTGGAAGACTCGTTTGCACCCTTGTCCTATAGCAAGGTCCTCCAG GACAGAGCGAAGTTCAGCACAGACAACTGCGAGAGCCCAGactga